DNA from Branchiostoma lanceolatum isolate klBraLanc5 chromosome 6, klBraLanc5.hap2, whole genome shotgun sequence:
acacagtgttgaaccaagcttccctggtccatGCTTGAagccttgcttgaaggtaaaagccaggacaatacgttccggcgcgcatgcgccgaaacgtaAAAAATTCGACTGGCCAATCCAGTCTTTGTCTGGTGTTCTATCTGATTCATGATTTATACATTGAACTTTGCAGTGAGATCACTGAATTACATTCAATGTACAAATAAGAATGTAGAAGCTTACAATATTGCACATTTCGAAGTAAATTATAGAATTTTTAAGATTATTCCACATTTCCCCACACAGAATGaataacacagacatatattcCACATTACTTGAATAAAGTAATATGTATGCATAAATtgcacttgttttttttttcttcggcTGAAAACGGGAGCGTTGATGGCATTATGAATGGTATTCTGTTATTCTAGCAGCATTTAATGACCTTTTTCACCCTATCACATTGGGTTTGCGATCGAAAGAAGCTTTACGCCGTTATAAGTAATACGGGATAATCAGGAACAGCAACTTTAACCTTCGACCTCCGTAGCCCTGTAGGTCGGGTCATTTTTgtcggccattttgatttgtcggacatttctttattttcaggacAATACGAGACATTCTAGCTATCAAGCAGCACTACAAACCATCAGGTAAGATATTTTGTTAATCACCTGATCACTGCATGTCACAAAATACTTcagacacaattttttttagtagtgatggatttttttttgggggggggggcattacgACTAATTTTGCACATTGGAAGCATTGCCATGGTGACGGTTTGATAAGTCTTTGTGATTCTTATTCATAAAACCATATATCTGGAAGGGGGTATTAGTCTGGatttgtacgtgtgtgtgtgtgtgtgtgtgtaaatgaaAGTGAGCATCTGTCTGTGCGCGTACGaagtgttatgtgtgtgtgtgtgtgtgtgtgcctgcgtGTCTgtgttgtgcgtgtgtgtgctgTCAGTGGTAGACAGTACAACACGACAGGTAGAAATAGTAGGGGAttattttttctatcttttcaaTTTTGGATGATCTATTACTGTTATTATTAGAAATGGACGAGAGAAGCAGCGAGACTGCAATGGACGATAAGCCAACTATGCACTCTGGGGACGAGGCAAGTACCTATGAGAAATTAAACACGGGAAGGCAGCAGGGCAAGGAAGAGGGCATTCCATGCGAGGAAACGTGCGGAGCAGAATATGAACATCCTACCGTACAGGGTCGAACCGAGCTTGCGATGAAACGCACGGTGGACAAACGCTTCGCGTGTACGGAATGCGGCTATAGGGCAGCCACAAAGGATAAACTATCGAGGCACAGACGAatacatactggtgagaaaccatataaatgtgaccagtgcgactattctgctgcacagaaacgATCTTTAGACATTCATATTACTACACACaccggagacaaaccctacatgtgtgctGAGTGTGGATACCGGACGGCTGTCAAGTCTCAcctatccaaacatatgagaataCATGCAGGTATAAAAccatataaatgtgaccagtgcgaatatTCTGCTGTACAGAAAAGTTCTTTAGCCCTTCATGTCACTAAACACACTGGtcacaaaccctacatgtgtgctgagtgtggatacaggacggctgtCAAGTCCGAcctatccaaacatatgagaaaacactcaggggaaaaaccctacatgtgtagggagtgcgggtacaggactgCATACAGGTCTTACTTAACcgtacatatgagaaaacatacaggtataaaaccatacaaatgtcaccagtgcgactattctgctgcacaaaaaAGCCATTTAGATCTTCATGttactaaacacactggtgataAACCCTtcgtgtgtgaggagtgcggatacaggacggctgtCAGGTCTCGCCTATCCGTGCATATGAAAACACATATAgtcgagaaaccctacaaatgtatcCAGTGTGACCATTCCGCTGCATCGAAAGTTAGTTTAGACAGacacatgactaaacacactggagaaaagccctttatgtgtggagagtgcgagTTCAGAACTGTTTACAGATCTAACCTATCTGAACATATGAAAATGCATACAGGTGAGAtgccatacaaatgtgaccggTGCGACTTTTCCGCTGCATTGAAACTTAGTTTAGACAGACACATGACTaagcacactggagaaaaaccctacatgtgtggggagtgcggatacagggcTGCTGTCAGGTGTGACCTGTCCCgacatatgaaaatacatacaggTGCGAAATCccataaatgtgaccagtgcgaatatACTGCTGCACGGAAAGGACATTTAGACCGACACCTGACTAAACACACtggcgaaaaaccctacatgtgtggtgagtgcgggttcaggacgGGATACAGGTCTTCCTTAACcgtacatatgagaacacatacaggtgtgaAACCTTATAAGTGTACCGAGTCCTAGACTAGAGAAAACGAAACTAAATGTGTTGCGAGTGTGGATACAAAACGACTGCTAAGTCTAACCCGTCCAGACATATAAGATCACATACTTCTAATCTGATAAAATTTTTCCTAGTAAATGTAACCAGTGCGGTACAGTATTGTACGTACTGCACAGAAAGACAGCATAGACCTTCCTGttactaaacacactggtgaaaaacccaaCGTGTGGAGAGAGTGGATACAGAAAAGCTGACTGGTTTGAACTTTCCCAactagtagtatccagtattttgatttttaaaaaaaaaacgataaaAAAACGTACTGGGAAGAAACCATTCAAATGTGACCATGCGATTATTCTGCTGCCAAGAAAAGCTATTTAAAGCAACACTTGGTTAACACACATTTTTAGAGGTACAGTTACAGATAAAGGACGGTTAACAGCTGTAACCTATTCAGACAGGTGccaataatgcaaatgaagaaCCAAAACACAAAGAATTGAATCACGCATCTTAAGGTACAGCTCAAAGTTGCGGATACAGGACCGTTGACCGTCGTAACCTATCCATGTACGTTTAAAAAATATAGGTGAAGACTTATAACAGAAATGTATGTTATCAGTATGCGACTTTTCTGATCCATGGGAAGGTAATTTGTACCTACACGTGGTCAATACTCCTGCTTGTGTAGGGAGTGATGGTTCACTTGGATGAAAATAAATACTATGAAACCATCTTCCAATGTCAACCAAATTTTGAATCATTGTCGTTATACCATCTACCAATGTCAACCAAATTTTGAATCATTGTCGTTATACTGCGAATTGTGGGATATGCCGCTTCCTCTctatttgcccccccccccccactttccGAACGCCACTTGTATACCCATATCTAATACTTAGACCGTATTAGTTGCTATTGCAAACATAGATATTGTATGCCCCAGTCCGATAGAAATACTTGTTACTGAAGATGGTAGCTTATACGTACATTACAGTCATTTGACAGTACTCAAACGTCAATATAACACTATGTCGTTATTCACTTTAAACCTTTAGAACGCCACTTGTATATATAATCATCGGTCGGTCGAGCGGCCGATCACACGCCGATCACACGCCTTCTCCACGACTTATATGTAATACTTAGACCGTTATAGTTGATgttgcaaatatagatatcGTATGCCTCAATCTGATAGAAATAGTAAGTGTAAAATAGTTTACAATTTCTTTAATACTAGAAACGACTTTACATCTATGTTAGTAGCTGAAGATGCTAGCTTATAACTAGCCAAACgtcaatatactagtaacacTTTGTCGTTATTCATTTTATACTTACTGATTCTCTTCTTACATTGTATTAAAACGTCGATAGATTACGATGAGTTACAtcatatggaaaaaaataaaatcgaTTGGTTGCTTACttgtttgcttgtaataccTTCCCGGTCTGTTTATACATGCTATTCATATCCACAGTATACATGCTAGTATGCAATGTGAATTCTTAGTTGTTTAattaaatcaatcaatctgaAATTTATGAACACTGGTCTTAGGATGTCACGACCTGTGGCTAATTTCTGGCACCAAAGAGCACACAGTTATTTCAAGATTACACAGATCGTGACAGATGTTTTGGAAAATCCTTTTTTGTAAATGGTAGAAGAAATTTACTGGCACTTTGTTACAGACTAGTGTCATCTTAGTTAGCTTACCGGGGTTCCCCCTATTGGAGCCAAGGTATAAACttactaggatgacactcaagaTGTGGTGTAATCAGGTgtctcaactttgacctttgacctcaatAGCTCAGagcgtccgccattttgacttGTCAGGTATCACATTCCTTTCCAGTCTGACGCTATTTCCACGAGAATTCTACGCCATAGAAATCAATTATAACCATTACCCGACAGGTAAGACATCCTCCAACAGTCTGTTCACTTTTCGTTAGTGCTTGAGAAACAGAGGCTTGTTTACTGGAAAATCAGTGGCCGATatgtaagggggagggggggcattACGACGTGAACGTTGGAGTAACGATAAATgccacaacatatataatacacTCTTTGGATAGGGGGTGCTTAAGTCACCATTTTAatttgtacgtgtgtgtgtctgtgtgtgtgttcatgtgtgttcatgtgtctgcagctgtgtgtgtgtgtgttacgtctatgtgtgtgtgtgtgtgtttctgtgtgtgtactacgtctgtgtgtgtgcgtgtgttcatgtgtgtctGCCGCTGTGTGTAGTTGCGTAATTGATATTgagtgtgtttatgtgtgtgtggatttgtgtgtgtgtatgtgcttctgggttgatgtgtatgtgcctgtctttgtctgtctgtatgtgtgtttgctaGTCTGCAAATTTATGCCATGCTTACACTTTCTGAACTGATGATGCTCGCGCACTCCGTGCAAGAAGATTTGCCagtactgtttgttttgttgattaATCAATTTACTGGCAAGTTcttttgtattcattttacCCCGTAGTacattattttcaatttttattttctttgccgatcCAATACATGCTGTCAGGCTGaaacctcgggtgatacagaatatacCATGTTGTATTTATATGTAATACTTTTCCAGGACAATAAGTTAGGTATTGATGGTATGATAATGTTTCCCGTctttcattttttgtgtgattcATTGTTCTTAGAAATGGACGAGAGAAGCAGCGAGATTGCAATTGAGGATCATCCAACTCTACACATTGCAAAAGAGACAAGTACCAGTGAGAAATTAGACACGGGAATGCAGCAGGACAAGGAATGGGGCTTTCCATGGGAGGAGAAGTGCGGAGTAGATTATGGCAATCCCCCCGTACAGGGTCGGACAGAGCAGACGGACAGGCTTGCGGTGAAACGTCCTGTGGACAAACGCTTTGTGTGTACGGAATGTGACTATATGGCTGCCTCAAAGGCTGACCTATTAAACCACAAACgaaaacatactggtgagaagccctataaatgtgactactgtgactattctgcttcgTGGAAATCTTCTTTAAACCTTCACGTTACAAGACACACCGGCGAAAAAACGTACATATGTTGTGCAGAGTGCGGGTACATAACTCCTCACAGGTCTAACCTAGCCCGACACATGAGAACACATACCGGCAaaaagccctacaaatgtgatcagtgcgtttattctgcagcacagaaaggTGATTTGAATCAACACGTCGTTGCAAAACATGGCGGTGAAACACCCTTcgtgtgtggagagtgcggatacagaactGCCGACAAGTCTCACCTATCCGTACATCTGAGaaagcacactggtgagaaaccctacatatgtgaccagtgcgagtattctgctgcacagaaaggcactttagaccGACACATGACTAAGCACACTGGAGACAAGCCCTACATTTGTGTtgagtgcggatacagaactGCTCACAGGTCTGACCTGGCCCGACATACGAGAAGACACACAggcgagaaaccttacaaatgtgaccagtgcgactattctgctacgAAGAAAAGCTATCTGAACGAACACTTGGTCAAACACACTTGTTAGGGATAAAGTGAATATAGTTGCAGATACAGGACGGTTGATAGGTCTTGCCTATTAAGTATTACATATCCAGACACATGCAAAAGAAATACAGGTGATGACGCACGGGATCACTGCGACTGTCACCATTCTGCTTCatggaaaagtacatgtagttaagaaaCTGCTCAAAGGTCTGAcctatcccgacatatgagaacacaaATGTGAAAACCTCTGCTGCACGGAAAATGAATCTAGACCAACACAAAACATACCGGTAAAAAAACCtgcatgtgtggagagtgcgggcaCAGGACTGCTCACAGGTCTCACCTGTCCGTACATATACAGGTGAAGAACCCTACAGGTGAAGAACCCTacaaaacacatacaggtgaagaacacatacaggtgaagaacacatacaggtgaagaACCCTACAAAAgggaccagtgcgactattctgctacaaagaaaattgtttgaaataacaCTTAGTCAAACACACTTTGTAGCGGTACAGATGACAATTGTGGGCGATCACAGCTCTTAGCCATCCAGACACATGCAAAAAACTGCAGTTGAAGACtcaaaacaaaaatgtgttAAGTGCGACTGTTCTGTTTCATGAAAAGGTAGTTTATACCTTGACATGGTAAAACACACCGGTGAAAATACTATATTTGTGTGTACGTGGGAAGTGCAGATTCACCGGGtggaacttacatgtacactaagTGGCATAACTAAGAACTGTAAATCCGTTTATCAACGTGCACAGAAGTTTAGAGAAATGTCGTTATAGTAACTCATACTTCGAAGTTTGAGTTATGCCACTTCTCCGTTTAGACCCCTATTATCTGAACgccacatgtatatagatatttATTACTCTGCAACTCAATAGTAGCTGTGAAAAAAATAGATGTCGAACACCTAAATCTGATATTCCTCAGATATTCAATGTGAAACCTTATATTACTACGGTGATAACGAATTGATGCTGATATTACTAGCTTATATAAGTAgccaaacttaaaacactgtgtCGTCATTGAATTTGTgctttcttattacattttatGAACACGTTGTTTCATTATATTCACCCCATTATTGTcattataatgatgatgatacgtCATATGAAAAATCAACTGTTCCCTCCACTCAACTTTGTTGCTCAAAATATATCGCGTGCTGTTTATGTATGCCATCTTAGGCCCATCTACATGTCCTGCAAGAATGCTAGTATATAATCTAGATTTCCATTTATGTAAATCAATCAATCGTGCTTTTATGGAGTgactttctgtgacgtcacgtggctATTTGTTCCACCACAAAATTACACAGTAGACAATTGattttaggccatgttgatttaatcataTAGAtcacatccgcgcgcgcatcattTTTCGTCTgcttacaaacaacaacaaaaataattgCAGCTCAaatgtaaatcgtacaaaataAAGATATGACAGAATTCGAattaaaatgaagaatctattatttggtataaCATAGtgtatttttttagatttgttcatccttcctgacctcGGAGATTTGATaataaatgttttttgttttttttgctaacATTATTTCATTCCCATGGTCGCATCAGTTTAGTTGTTTCCAGCGATggtatccatataatcaaatcaatatggcctgaAGATGGTTTTTATAGATGTTTTTGGAAAATTTCTAAAGCCTGGGAGTCATCctatttatttcaaacatattaAACTAAATGAAACATTGTTGGCAGTATAATGTAATCAGGTTTATGAACTATGACCTTCGACCTCTGCAGATCCGAGCTACCAGagtggccgccattttgaaatttgatttgtCGCAGAATCGCGTTCCTTTCCATCCTGTCACCATTTTGAGGATTATTCAACACATCAGCAACTGAGCAACATTATAAACCGGTATGTTAGACGTTTGTTAACTGAGTGTGTGCTATTCGTCTACATATATTCTTTAGTTTGTTCGAAATTGGGGTTTGTTTACTTGGAAAGTAGCGATCGATTTGTAGAGAGGGGGGCATCAGGACATAAGGTAAAGTAGTTGAGGGCGTCGAAAAGGGGTAGCAAATAAGCCCTTTCATGGATCCGactatgcatgtgcagtgtcaaaggtaaaggccccaaagtgtaaacaaaacccgtctgggcgttgtgatgcaaatctagacaatgtcgagacgagtactgtttacaagccagccTTCACTTTGACACTGCGCGTGCGTAGTCGGAACTGTGAATGGGCTTATGCCACGGTTTATTGCACTCATTGAGTAGAATAGAGTCTTTAGTCAGGTAGGAGTTGCTTTGAGTTTGGAATACACCGTGTAATTAGAGTTATTTTACTAGTATATATGTACAAGGAAGGTATAGATAGTATGGGAGGTGACCGACCTATGGTCTGATTctgaaatccctatgttccgaaatgtTCCAACTCACGGCCATAATTCGGTAGGAGGAGTTGCAGCTTAACGAGGTTCATGCCTTCTATACCTTCTAAATACTCTTGTGCCATTTGGGAGATCTTGACCTCTTTTGAATCTGAACCAGATTCGAACTCCATCGAAAATGTATTGTTCATGTATTGATGTAATctgaatcttctttttttttaatttcctcaTCAAGTATTCAATTGCATGTCTAACTGGCTCGGAAATGTTTCCTGTCTTTCGATTTGTTCTTAGAAATGGCCGAGGTTGCAATGGAGGATCAGTCAACTGTACACCAAGGGAACGAGGCAAACAGCAGGGCGAAATTAGACACGGAAGGACTGCAGAACAAGGAAGGGGACTTACCAAGGGAAGAAACGTGCGGAGTAGAGTCTGGCCATCTCCCCGTACAGGGTCGAACAGAGCAGACGGACAGGCTTGCGGTGAAACGTACTGTGGACAAACGCTTCGTGTGTACGGAATGTGACTATAAGACAGCCAAAAAGGATCACCTTGTAAAGCACAAACGAatacatactggtgagaaaccctataaatgtgaccagtgcgattattctgctgcacagaaagtcAGTTTAAaccaacacatggctaaacacattGAGGAGAatccgtacaagtgtgaccagtgcggcTATTCCTTTACTCGGAAAGTAAATTTAGAGACGGAATGTACGAAATGTGGTTATAAGGCAGCCTCATTAAAACACACAAGGAAACATACTGCTGCgaaaccctataagtgtgaccaCTGCGACTTCGCTGCTTCATATAAAAGCACTTTCGTTCGACACATGCATAAACACAccaaacccttcatgtgtggggagtgcggattcAGGACGGCTGCCAAGTCGTCCTTAACcctacatatgagaaaacatacaggggaaaaaccatacaaatgtgaccagtgcgatttTTCTTCTGCAAGGAAATTTTGTTTAGACCTTCACGTTGCAAAGCACACTGGCGAAAAACCCTAcctgtgtgaggagtgcggatacaggacggctgacAGGTCTCACCTATCCGTACATATGAGAAGACATTCAGGCGAGAAACcgtataaatgtgaccagtgcgactattctgctgcagtgaAGGGCAATTTAGATCAACATATGGCTAGACACACTGGCGAAAAACCATACTTGTGTaaggagtgcggatacaggacggctgaTAGGTCTCAACTATCGGAACATATGAGAAGACATGCAGGCGAGAAACCGTATAAATGTGACCATTGCGACTTTTCTGCTGCAGTGAAAAAGGATTTAAACAAACACTTGACTAAACACACTGGAgcaaaaccctacatgtgtgaagagtgcgggtacagaacgCATTACAGGTCTCATCTATCGGAACATTTGAGAAGACAtacaggcgagaaaccctatgaatgtgaccagtgcgactattctgctgcagtgaAAAGGGATTTAAATGAACActtggctaaacacactggagaaaaacgctacatgtgtgaggagtgcgggtacagaactGCTTACAGGTCTCATCTATCGGAACATTTGAGAAGACATGCAGGCGAAAAACCCTatgaatgtgaccagtgcgactattctgctgcagttAAAGGGGATTTAAATGAACActtggctaaacacactggagaaaaaccctacatgtgtgaagaGTGCGGGTTCAGAACTGCTCGCAAGTCTCATCTATCGGAACATTTGAGAAGACAtacaggcgagaaaccctacaaatgtgaccagtgtgactattctgctacgAAGAAAAGCTATTTAAGCCAACACTTGGTCAAACACACTTCTTAGGGGTACAGCTGGCAGTTGCAGATACAAGACGGTTGACAGATTTAACCTAAGAcgcatgcaaaaaaaaatattttctgtctTAGAAAGGTAATGTATACCTACACTTGGTAAAACACTCCCGTAAAAATATCCCTCCTTGTGTAGGGCGTGCTAGTTTACTGCGATGGAACTTCAATATAGTGGCATGACTAGAAACTGTAACGCCATCTAACAACGTTCACCAAATTGTAGATAATTGTCGTCTCACTCTGAATTGTGATATGTCATTTCCTTCCCTTTCAGGTCCTAAACGTTCTGAACGCCCCTTCTATGGACATGTCTAATACCTTAGCAGTTCCTGTTGGAAAcatagatacattgtatattctaTGCTTTCAAATGATGGTAAATTAATATTCTATATCACACAATTTAGTACTGCTGTAATAGCGAATCGATACCGATATTACTAGCTTACATGTTAGCTTATACAACTAGCCAAACGTTAACACTGTGTCGTAATTGACATTATGATTTTCTTTCTGATATTGTATCGAATAGACGATagattattgtttgtttgtttatttgttaaccCAGAAATACATATCGCCTACAAgcggcgtttttcaacgatTCCTTGGGGGTTCAACCCCATACATAGTAATACATAGTAACAATAAAAGTgtcaaatgataacaaataatacagaaataaagatTGACTTGAAAACTATTCACCAAACAACTGAAATCCATAGTAGATAACTAACAGTAACGtaatagactagaaatattATATCTATGGGTTGTATTGTTATtataacatgttgatttacatcatatacatattaaaaaataaaatcaccTTCCCACCCTGTTGATGTATGTCATCTCTTTGCACTGTTTTAATTCTAgtttacaacatgtatttgcAGTTATGTAATTACATAACTGGGCACTCATGATCTGCAAGATATTCTAGCGAAAACACACGGGGGgcattctgtgacgtcacgtgccaCTGAAGAGCACACAGTAGGCATTTTCTTTTTCGGAAAATACTTTTTATCGTCAATGGTAGAagactttgtttgtttcttgcagACACTTTTTATAGCCTATCATTAAAAAGTAATCCTAATGTCTTTAAACGTACTAAGCTAACTAGGATGGTACTCCCAGGCTGACATAGTTACGGTAACACAGTTTTCCGCCAATGGGGATTTCTACAGTTAAGGACCACAGACTGACTGGCATCGACGCGGAGTAATATATAGAAGGGTGCATTTAAGAAGCATAAATATGTTAAAGTTGAGGGTACAATCTACTAAATGActgaaaacttgaatatattttgtttctttaatctGACTTTTAGATTGTGTCATACACAATGATACATACACATAGATACTATGTGCTGCTATCTTAAAAGTATCGTTTAATCAGGTAACTCAACTTTGACCTTCGACCTCCGCAGCTCCCAGCTCAGATTTCTCAGAGTGTCGGCCATTtgattttttggcgtatcacaTCCCTCTCCAGGTTGACGCCTTTTTCACGACAATTCACCACCTTAGCAATCAAGGAACATCATTAACCGGTATGTTATGCAGTTGTTAACTGTCTGTTCACTTTTCGTCTGCTgattcttttttgttttcttcgaAACAGGGGTTTACTGAGAAATCAGTGATCGAtttgtaagggggaggggggcattacgAGGTAAACTAGTCGTGGACATCGACTAGGAATAACAATGCCACAGTTTGATACACTCTTTGCATTTCCCAAGGCTCGTGTATTATAATGGTAGGAGGGGACTGAGCTTGATCAACAGTTAATCaattttatgtttgtgtgtacatgggtacatgtctgtgtgcgtgtaaaatgagagtgtgtgtgtaaatgtgtgtataatattgtttgttttgttaattGGTTAACTTGTTGATTGATATGATTCTTGTGAGTTATAATCAGGCACGTTTGATTGATTCTGCACCACATCTTTAATCTTAGTTTAAACATGCATTTTATATGCTGATCCCATACATACCTATACGCAGTCGGGCTGGGACCCCGGGTGATACAGAAGTAAATGCACCGTGTTATATTCTACATCAGTATATGTACAAGTCATGTGTAGAAAGTTTGGGACTGTTTCCTGTCTTTCAATTTTGGATGATTTGTTGTTCTTAGAAATGGCCAAGAGGAGCAGCGACATTGCAATGGAGAACCAGCCAACTGTTCACCCCGGGAACGGGACAAACAGCACTGAGAAATCAGACACGGGAAGACAGCAGGACAAGGAATGGGGCTTTCCATGGGAGGAGAAGTGCGGAGTAGAATATGGACATCCCCCTGTACAGGGTCGAACAGAGCAGACGGACAGACTTGCGGTGAAACGTACTGTGCACAAGCGCTTCGTGTGTATAGAATGTGACTATAGGGCAGCCAAAAAGTCTCATCTGTTGGAACACAcaagaacccatactggtgagaaaccctataagtgtgaccagtgcgactatacTGCTGCATCGAAAAGTACTTTATGcaaacacatggctaaacacactggagaaaaaccctacatgtgtggagagtgcgagT
Protein-coding regions in this window:
- the LOC136436130 gene encoding zinc finger protein 568-like; this encodes MDERSSETAMDDKPTMHSGDEASTYEKLNTGRQQGKEEGIPCEETCGAEYEHPTVQGRTELAMKRTVDKRFACTECGYRAATKDKLSRHRRIHTGEKPYKCDQCDYSAAQKRSLDIHITTHTGDKPYMCAECGYRTAVKSHLSKHMRIHAGIKPYKCDQCEYSAVQKSSLALHVTKHTGHKPYMCAECGYRTAVKSDLSKHMRKHSGEKPYMCRECGYRTAYRSYLTVHMRKHTGIKPYKCHQCDYSAAQKSHLDLHVTKHTGDKPFVCEECGYRTAVRSRLSVHMKTHIVEKPYKCIQCDHSAASKVSLDRHMTKHTGEKPFMCGECEFRTVYRSNLSEHMKMHTGEMPYKCDRCDFSAALKLSLDRHMTKHTGEKPYMCGECGYRAAVRCDLSRHMKIHTGAKSHKCDQCEYTAARKGHLDRHLTKHTGEKPYMCGECGFRTGYRSSLTVHMRTHTGVKPYKCTES
- the LOC136437156 gene encoding zinc finger protein 585A-like; translation: MDERSSEIAIEDHPTLHIAKETSTSEKLDTGMQQDKEWGFPWEEKCGVDYGNPPVQGRTEQTDRLAVKRPVDKRFVCTECDYMAASKADLLNHKRKHTGEKPYKCDYCDYSASWKSSLNLHVTRHTGEKTYICCAECGYITPHRSNLARHMRTHTGKKPYKCDQCVYSAAQKGDLNQHVVAKHGGETPFVCGECGYRTADKSHLSVHLRKHTGEKPYICDQCEYSAAQKGTLDRHMTKHTGDKPYICVECGYRTAHRSDLARHTRRHTGEKPYKCDQCDYSATKKSYLNEHLVKHTYPSYQKMAEVAMEDQSTVHQGNEANSRAKLDTEGLQNKEGDLPREETCGVESGHLPVQGRTEQTDRLAVKRTVDKRFVCTECDYKTAKKDHLVKHKRIHTGEKPYKCDQCDYSAAQKVSLNQHMAKHIEENPYKCDQCGYSFTRKVNLETECTKCGYKAASLKHTRKHTAAKPYKCDHCDFAASYKSTFVRHMHKHTKPFMCGECGFRTAAKSSLTLHMRKHTGEKPYKCDQCDFSSARKFCLDLHVAKHTGEKPYLCEECGYRTADRSHLSVHMRRHSGEKPYKCDQCDYSAAVKGNLDQHMARHTGEKPYLCKECGYRTADRSQLSEHMRRHAGEKPYKCDHCDFSAAVKKDLNKHLTKHTGAKPYMCEECGYRTHYRSHLSEHLRRHTGEKPYECDQCDYSAAVKRDLNEHLAKHTGEKRYMCEECGYRTAYRSHLSEHLRRHAGEKPYECDQCDYSAAVKGDLNEHLAKHTGEKPYMCEECGFRTARKSHLSEHLRRHTGEKPYKCDQCDYSATKKSYLSQHLVKHTS